The nucleotide window CCTTAACTGTTCATGGTGCCAAGTCCATCATGCAGATCCTAACAGGCATATCCATAACTCCTCCTTGGGGAGACAAAGCTGTTCCCATGCCAGCCCCAGCTTCACTGGTTCCTTGGGGAAATCACCTCCCCATGGTCTCAAGACAGCACTGCCAGACTCCTCACCTTGAAGTAAAACCAGGGCAGCATCTTCTTGGGTTTTCCTtgaaagcagcagcctggagagagggataatttaatttttttttatcccaccAACTGTATTTCATTTGAAGTGGCTGTTATGGGCCAAGCAGACATCCAGAGCTTTGAGAGAAAAGGGGCTAATGGCAAACTTGGGATATGCATGAACTTGGAATAAATGCAGTGATTTCCAGAGCAAATGTACAGAACCTCTGAAATTTGGAAGGAATTCTTTACTGTAGGGGTGATGAGGTTGCCCAGGGGAGTTATGGATTCCCtttgctcaaggccaggctggatggggcttggagcagtctgggatagtgggaggtgtccctgcccatggaaggagGTGGAATAAGATGGACTTCCAGGCCCCTTCCAAACCCAAGCATTGTATGGTTCTGTGAAATCACATCTGCATTTTTAGCTTGTCCTGCAGACCTCACTGGGACTGCCCTTGcaagtgctgccagctccacaTCTCTGTCACCAGGTTTTGTAGCTCCCTAAAATCTTCCCttcacccagctgctcctgcagcacagacttTGCTGTTTCTTGGTGCCTCGGGACCATGGCAGGTCCTCCAGGCTGTGGATGAACTTCCAGTCTTAAAGAATCATTCCCTCCATCTCCTGAGGTGAAGGCTGGGAAGGTTCTACCCTACAAATCCGGGTTGTAAGCCCAGAGCTTGAGAAAAGTGTCAGCAGCAGAAACCCAGCGAGATGCAGCACACAGTTGACAACAGATGCAGTGCTGGGGTCCCACAGCTCTGTTGTGATACAGCTGAGATGTTTTCCACATGAATGTCTTTCCTGCTGGCTGGAgcttccccctgccctgggaaggaTCTGCCTGACACCAAGGAGGGGTCAGACCCCTTGGGGTCCTGCTAGCCCAGCCAACATCCTAGCAGAAGCTCTCCTCCTTTGTCCATACCCCCATATGAATTAGGAGATGTGTCTGCAGGAAGGGTGTTTTCGGATCTCACCCAAGGAATTTAGGACTGGCTCTTCTGGGTCAGGAGGACTTGGGTCTGACACAACTGCTTTGACAATGCATTGCTCCAAaaccttctttttcctctccttcttccATAGATGTGGGATCATGGGGTGGGTGGAGGATGGGCTGGGTGGCCTTTCATGCCCATGcacctcccctccttccctcctcctcctccccaccaccCTCCCCAACCCCTTCCACTCTCCTCAGCCATGATAAACTCGCTGATGGAAAAATGTTGTCACACATATCTCACTTCCAGTGTGTGGGAGTCACTGATAACAGAGCAAAGATCTGGACAATAAAGGCTCCTGACAGCTCTTGTGTctgtcctgggcacaggggacagtccTGGAAGAActtgtgggatttggggaagggtCCTGAAAGGGtcctggggaagaggaggagaggggatAGGGCTCAAACACCCTCCTCATTTGGGGTGCAAAGCCATTCCCCTGCACATTCCGCAAAttccaccctgccctggggcactTCCAAAGCGAGAGCCGCAAGGTTTTTGCTTTGCTGTcgtgctgggagcagcccagcagctgctgaccAGTGTTTGTTTTGGAGCTGCCCCATCAGGCAGCTCTCCCTCCGTGGGGagagggggctgtgctgctccagcgCTGCCTCCCTTCCATGTGGAGCTGCTGAAAGAGCCCGGAGCAGCTCGCCAGGAGGGTGAAGTCATTTGTTTATGCCTAGGAAAAACGTGTGCTTTATTACACAGCCTCTGAGGTGCTCgggcagagcccctgccagggtTCTGTGCTGATGTGGAGAGCAGAGGTCAGCAtggggcagtgcctgtggcCACTTCTTCCCATCCCTTGTCGGGatttttgggaaataaaaaaaaaaaaaaaaaaaagttttcccaATTTATTAATGGGAATAAAGGAAAGTGCCAGGGTTTGGCTGGCAGAGGTTCCTTtgacacagaatcacacaataatttggttggaaaggacttccaagaccattgagtccagcctgtgactgatccccaccttgtcaccagcccagagctctgagtgccacatccagccattccttgggcacctccagggatggggactccaaacctccctggaagccccttccaatgcctgaccaccctttccatggagaatttcctcctgatgtccaacctgaacctcccttGGCACTTCCAGTTTTTCAGCATCTATTTTCTCACTCCAGTTACAAAAACTGAGAATGACTTTTGCAGAAAACCTTATTTAttccaagcaaaaaaaaatcaattttataaATTTTCCAGCTGGAAGGAGACCTACCAGCTGTTTAGATTTCTGTCCTAATCCTCAGGGGCTGTAGGTGctcttcccaaaatctcccttTCTCTCCAGAGCACTGGTCTCCAAAGTGAACACGATGACCCATCAGAATGGGGGAAAAAGCATTATTTCTGacattaataaataatataaaattaaatttatttcaagaCCACTGCTGTAGGAAACTGTGTCTCTCCTTGGGCTCCCATGTCCCACAAGAATTTTCCTTCTGAGGGTTGTGTTGTAGGAAATAGGAAGCCAAGCTTTCCCTGGATTTAGCCAGAAATATTTCACACTTTTCTGATCAAACCACCTTTctgggggagagaaaaaaagaggggatGGTGTTAGTATAATCACTGTTTTGCAAAGAATGAAGGTTTTACATTCCACCTTGGAGAAAGTTGCCAAAACAAGAGGAGGGCACAATCAAAACCATTTCTATGGTGAGTTTGTAGCCACTCTGGAGATGAATCcaagaaaaaccaaacctgagCAGAACAGAGCACTTGGTTCTGTTCAGGTCTCTGCCTGAGAGAACTCCAGACCCTGAGCTTTGGATATGGGACAAATTAATTTATCTCCCTCCTTCTGCCCTGACCTTCTCCTTTGATGGCGAGGGGCATCTTCAAACCTTTTCCAGATGGATTTTCCAGGTTGTCTGCCTGGGATACGGGAGGTtacagctcccaggagcaggtCTGGGTGGCAGCATCGCCCTCGCCTCGGGCTTTGGTGCAGAGGCGCTTTCcccttctccatcctgctgggagcGATTTCCCGCTGCCAGCGAGCCCAGCCACGCACagacacatccctgtgctcacatTCAGCGgctccccagctcctttccctccaGCTCCGGCATCCCGGCCCCGGGATGTCATCCTGTCATCCTGCCCTTGATAAGGCGCAGGGGCGGCTGCCAGAGGAAGGCTCCCAGTTGCTCCCGGCGCCAGGCTGGGTAGAGGCAGACGTGTCCAGCCCTCTGAAGGGCCAAAAACAGATGACATCACCCCCTCATCGTGTCCATCCTCCCCCCAGAACCCCTATCAGCCCCACGGAGAGGCTGCGCTTGGAGCAGCgaaggaaaaggggaggaggtcggggaaaaggagggaaggcaaaaagctggagctggaagtTGGTTACTTTGGCAAAAAGACAAAAGTTCTGCACAACTTCACCGGCCAGACTTCAAAAAGGTGGAAAaactgggggctcagctctggcaggTCCCGTTATCGAGGGGAGCCTTATCTCTCGATGGGGCTGATGGCTCCTGCGAGCCGCAGCGGCTGCTAACCTCTGGCTGAGCTTTCCCCGGCCCCTGGGGAGCCAGGCTGTCACTCAGAGACAGGAGAAGCATCCAGGAGAGGGGTCTGCATGGAGGCTTTCCCACCGTgtgtgcagcctgcagagccgCTCCGCCAGGGGTGGGATATCCCCGCACggagcccagcagtgcctcGCTGCTTCAGTTCATGGCAGGAGGAGTGGGGGCACCTTTCCCTGCCCGCAGTCCAGCCAGGGATGGGTCACATCTTCACTGGGAGTCATCTGGCTCAGTTGGGTCACTGGTTTTACTGGTTTCctcctgggccaggctgggatggataGCACAGTGGGTTTAGGTTGAAGCCAGGTGTGTAGCTGGGGGTTTTAGGGTGGGAATTTTGTCCACCTCATTTCTTCCATGTCCTAAGTACCACACTGGGTGTTTTCCAGAGATAaatcttccagcttttccaggttTCATAGCCTTTCAAGCCATGTCTCTACTCACAGCTCCAAGACATCTctattcctgctcctttccACCTCACCACCTCCAGGGTGAGGATTTGCTTTGGGGTCCTGCTCCAGAGCACACCACAGTGGGCAATTCCCCTTCCTTCAGTAAACAGCAGTTCATACCCAACGACTCCTACTCCCTGGTGAGGAGTGAACTTGGTCTTGGCTCATTCCCATTCAATAAATCAGCCTATgcaggacaagaggcagtgaTACCCCTCAGGTGATATTGGGATAGAGTTTGGAATAACTTGCACTATGGAATTAAGATTTCACCTGGAATTGCTCCATGTAGGAGCAGGGTAGATGCAGAACACAGCACAATCCTTGTGAGACTGAGTGAATTGTTGGAATTGTTTTCCTCATGGGGATTTCTCAGCCTTACCCTCCTTTACCTCCCCACAGAGGTGGATCACAGAatgatggaatggtttgggttggaaggaagcTTTAGGGGTCAGCTAGTCCAGCActcctgcagtgagcagggacatcctCAAGGAGATCAGGTTGGATAACCTGAGTCACCTACCCAGGTTCACCTCGTTGTTATGGGAGAAGAAGAGGAACTTCTGGAGGGAAAACCATACCTCTGTCTTGGATCCATCCCTTTGAGGAGGATGAGTCCTACCATGGCCTCTTCTGAACAGACATAGAAATTGAGGTTGTTGAAGGCAATGACCAAGAGGGAGGGATGGGTTCAAAGAGAGGTTTCATAAAGGACCAGCCCAGCAGATCCCTTTTTTGCTGCCATTCTGGAAGGGCACCCCTCTCCCCTATACCACATCTGCCACCTTTGTGTGGGTGATTTGGATCCCCCAGTGAACCTCCAGCACCATCAACCCCCAAGTGTCAGGCAGGATGCTCCATCTGAGAGGAAACTGTCTTGAGTTGCAttacaggatgtggccagcaatgtgaattctgtccccatctgttaaaccagctggggcagtgaccctgatctcctggcacacattatctgctcatgggccatctttaaaccagctgggcaatcatctttatctttcccacagcccatcctccctccaggagatatctcctgttaatggccattgagtcccagggcatgactgataaaattccatcatcccactgggagatgctccagccaggggaggagccaagcctttcctacccagagaaaaactgagatttggaacagcagagcagccttttccactggattccagaggaaaactggacctttgcacatcatccctggagcttcagaggaaactgcaccttctccaggagcactgctccagctgaaccacatctgcccctgcaggaggatgcagccaccattgaatgggactgtgccaacaccctgactgactgacgggtgtcagcttggattctgactctggcagggtttgggattgttctttgtaatactgcatttctattttaattttcctagtaaagaactgttattcctaattcccatatctttgccttagagccccttcatttcaaaattataataataatttggagggagggagtttacattctccatttcacagagaatctcctgcctttattggcagacacctgtccttcacaccaggacagaACTCTGCCCTCCAGACCCAGGACACAGAGAAACCCAAGTGGTTTATTGGCAAACCGAGCGACGAGCGGAGGCACGGCGGTGTCCGAGGGCAGGCTCTGCGCACAgttctggctgcaggagcactgggtgTCTCTCCTGGGGCTGTCACAGCACTGGGGTGGCTGCTGTCACCGGCAGCAGCGCAGGCGGccgctgctgcagctcccttcCCAGCGCTCCATGTGGAAGCACAGCCGCCGGCAGCGGCCGCGGCTGCTTCTGCACTGCTGGCTGTCTGAAAGgcctctggctgctggggaaaggAAACACGGTTAGGAGAGATGGAAACTACTCAGAGCCCCCAGAACCTGCTGGGAGCTGCGGGGCACTCCTGGTGGATGCGTGGAACAAGACCCAAACTCTCTGTAAATGCTGAAAGGtacagctgcagtttattataagagagtctgcaaggagctgcccggcacagccacgtgcagattaaagagataaagggggggaatgaaagagagaagggggagggtagagagagagagtaaagaaggtaaagaggggaagaaaaagaggaagaagagaggagcagggggagggagagta belongs to Oenanthe melanoleuca isolate GR-GAL-2019-014 chromosome 3, OMel1.0, whole genome shotgun sequence and includes:
- the LOC130250796 gene encoding gallinacin-13-like, which translates into the protein MRVLQLLLALVLILLLQGTPAARGLSDSQQCRSSRGRCRRLCFHMERWEGSCSSGRLRCCR